A section of the Lynx canadensis isolate LIC74 chromosome A1, mLynCan4.pri.v2, whole genome shotgun sequence genome encodes:
- the GPR18 gene encoding N-arachidonyl glycine receptor — protein MTTPHDQAQPGPSNTSHPEEYKIAALVFYSCIFIIGLFVNATALWVFSCTTKKRTTVTIYMMNVALLDLIFIMSLPFRMFYYARGEWPFGEYFCQILGALTVFYPSIALWLFAFISADRYMAIVQPKYAKELKNTGKAVLTCVGIWIMTLTTTIPLLLLYEDPDKASTPATCLKISDIIHLKAINMLNFTRLIFFFLIPLFIMIGCYLIIIHSLLHGKTSKLKPKVKEKSIRIIITLVVQVLVCFMPFHICFAFLMLEGEENSYNPWGAFTTFLMNLSTCLDVILYYIVSKQFQARVISVMLYRNYLRSVRRKSFRSGSLRSLSNVNSEML, from the coding sequence ATGACCACTCCTCATGATCAAGCTCAACCTGGCCCTTCTAACACCTCACACCCAGAAGAATACAAGATCGCAGCCCTTGTCTTCTACAGCTGTATCTTCATAATCGGATTATTTGTTAATGCCACTGCCTTATGGGTTTTTAGTTGTACCACCAAGAAGAGAACCACTGTAACCATCTATATGATGAATGTGGCATTACTGGACTTAATATTTATAATGAGCTTACCCTTTCGGATGTTTTATTACGCAAGAGGTGAGTGGCCATTTGGAGAGTACTTCTGCCAGATTCTTGGGGCTCTGACGGTGTTTTATCCAAGTATTGCTCTAtggctttttgcttttattagtgCTGACAGATACATGGCCATTGTACAGCCAAAATATGCCAAAGAACTTAAAAACACAGGCAAAGCCGTGCTAACATGTGTGGGAATCTGGATAATGACGCTGACGACCACCATCCCGCTCCTACTGCTCTATGAAGACCCAGATAAAGCCTCCACCCCCGCCACCTGCCTGAAGATTTCTGACATCATCCACTTAAAAGCTATTAACATGTTGAACTTCACCCggctcatattttttttcttgattcctcTGTTCATCATGATTGGGTGCTATTTGATCATTATTCACAGTCTCCTTCATGGGAAGACAtctaagctgaaaccaaaagtcaagGAGAAGTCTATAAGGATCATCATCACACTCGTGGTGCAGGTGCTCGTGTGCTTTATGCCTTTCCACATCTGTTTTGCTTTCCTGAtgctggaaggggaggagaaCAGTTACAATCCCTGGGGGGCCTTTACCACCTTCCTCATGAACCTCAGCACCTGTCTGGATGTGATTCTCTACTACATTGTTTCAAAACAATTTCAGGCTCGAGTTATTAGTGTCATGCTCTACCGCAATTACCTTCGGAGTGTGCGCAGAAAAAGCTTCCGATCAGGTAGTTTACGGTCACTAAGCAATGTCAACAGTGAAATGTTATGA